From a region of the Corallococcus coralloides DSM 2259 genome:
- a CDS encoding SDR family oxidoreductase: MSGIQDKVIAITGASSGIGEAAALLLAGRGAKVVLGARRLERLGPVVERITQAGGEALSARTDVRRREDVAGLVHLACERFGRLDVLINNAGSLATSPLDDLRVDDWEELVDTNIKGVLYGIAAALPVFRQQGFGHFINTASTSAHRIVPGQAVYAGTKFAVRAISEGLRQEAGPRLRVTVISPGMTRTNFLEHVKNPELRARFEEVRDKLAISPDAIARAMAYAIEQPADVDVGEVIVRPTAQD; this comes from the coding sequence ATGTCAGGCATCCAGGACAAGGTCATTGCCATCACCGGAGCCAGCAGCGGCATTGGCGAAGCGGCGGCGCTGCTGCTCGCCGGGCGGGGAGCGAAGGTCGTCCTTGGCGCGCGTCGGCTGGAGCGGCTGGGACCGGTGGTGGAGCGAATCACCCAGGCGGGAGGGGAAGCCCTCTCCGCACGGACCGACGTGAGACGGCGCGAGGACGTCGCCGGGCTCGTCCACCTGGCCTGTGAGCGGTTTGGCAGGCTGGACGTGCTCATCAACAACGCAGGCAGCCTGGCGACCTCTCCGCTGGATGACCTGCGCGTCGACGACTGGGAGGAACTGGTCGACACCAACATCAAGGGCGTGCTGTACGGCATCGCCGCGGCGCTGCCGGTCTTCCGCCAGCAGGGCTTCGGGCACTTCATCAACACCGCGTCGACCTCGGCGCACCGGATCGTGCCCGGCCAGGCGGTCTACGCCGGGACGAAGTTCGCAGTGCGAGCCATCTCCGAAGGCCTGCGCCAGGAGGCGGGCCCCAGGCTGCGGGTGACGGTCATCTCGCCAGGGATGACCCGGACGAACTTCCTCGAGCACGTGAAGAATCCAGAGCTCCGGGCCCGGTTCGAGGAGGTCCGGGACAAGCTCGCGATTTCGCCGGATGCGATTGCCCGCGCCATGGCCTACGCCATCGAGCAGCCCGCCGACGTGGACGTGGGCGAGGTGATTGTCCGTCCCACGGCGCAGGACTGA
- a CDS encoding helix-turn-helix transcriptional regulator: protein MPALHHAVVDGPLSIQTFLFPELPGLRLVRYRTDGRLLRSVKERFSVMVTQRGHSEWWGRGRVHSSSPRTVDLKQMGEVHRDLRRDGPARFQVIAFDESLVAEAREALGAPASARLRQLQLETSQPSAADFVRLHAVLDAGLAGRSSALALQTALTEALSSLVGCLEHPGSVEQRYRWPIRRVVEALHEAIPEGITLESLARQVGWNRFHLCRAFREELGMPPHAYLTHLRVSRAQRLLSQGLAPAEVALQVGLCDQSQLNRHFKRIVGITPGQFARAVQ from the coding sequence GTGCCCGCGCTCCATCACGCCGTCGTGGATGGCCCCCTGTCCATCCAGACCTTCCTGTTCCCGGAACTGCCGGGCTTGCGACTGGTGCGCTACCGGACCGACGGGCGGCTGCTGCGCTCCGTGAAGGAACGCTTCTCCGTGATGGTGACGCAGCGGGGGCACTCGGAGTGGTGGGGGCGGGGCAGGGTCCATTCCTCCTCGCCCCGAACGGTCGACCTCAAGCAGATGGGCGAGGTGCACCGGGACCTGCGCCGTGACGGACCTGCCCGGTTCCAGGTCATCGCCTTCGACGAGTCCCTCGTCGCCGAGGCCCGCGAGGCGCTGGGCGCGCCGGCCTCCGCCCGGCTTCGCCAGCTCCAACTCGAAACGTCGCAGCCCTCAGCCGCCGACTTCGTGCGCCTCCACGCCGTGCTGGATGCGGGCCTGGCGGGACGCTCCAGCGCCCTCGCGCTCCAGACGGCCCTGACGGAAGCCCTCTCCTCGCTGGTCGGATGTCTGGAGCATCCAGGCTCGGTGGAGCAGCGATACCGCTGGCCCATCCGGCGCGTGGTGGAGGCCCTGCACGAAGCCATTCCGGAGGGCATCACCCTGGAGTCGCTGGCCCGGCAGGTGGGCTGGAACCGGTTCCACCTGTGCCGCGCCTTCCGTGAGGAGCTGGGCATGCCTCCGCACGCATACCTCACCCACCTGCGCGTCTCGCGAGCCCAGCGGCTGCTGTCACAGGGCCTGGCACCCGCGGAGGTCGCGCTCCAGGTCGGGCTCTGTGACCAGAGTCAGCTCAACCGGCACTTCAAGCGCATCGTCGGCATCACTCCGGGACAGTTCGCGCGCGCCGTGCAGTAA
- a CDS encoding VOC family protein: MIDHTGIGVSDVARSAAFYDAALGALGLRRAIQLPTDTGADGIGYGRDFPIFWIDRFHPHGVKQHTAFAATSRAQVDAFHAAAVAAGGTDNGPPGLRGVETGYPAGYYAAFVLDPDGNNIEAVFREPSR, encoded by the coding sequence ATGATCGATCACACCGGCATCGGGGTCTCGGACGTCGCCCGCTCGGCGGCCTTCTACGACGCGGCGTTGGGCGCGCTCGGCCTCCGCCGAGCCATCCAGCTTCCAACGGACACCGGGGCGGATGGCATCGGCTATGGCCGGGACTTCCCCATCTTCTGGATCGACCGCTTCCATCCCCACGGCGTGAAGCAACACACGGCCTTCGCCGCCACGAGCCGCGCCCAGGTCGACGCCTTCCACGCGGCCGCGGTGGCGGCGGGCGGAACCGACAACGGGCCGCCCGGGCTGCGCGGCGTCGAGACGGGCTATCCCGCCGGTTACTACGCCGCCTTCGTGCTGGACCCGGACGGCAACAACATCGAAGCGGTCTTCCGGGAGCCTTCTCGCTAG
- a CDS encoding M3 family metallopeptidase, producing the protein MPRHRIAACLVLLAGTAFAAPASSPDVLLAPWSGPHGGVPPFDRARVEDFAPALEAAMAQARNEVAAIADSKEPPTFENTVAAYQDSGRAFNRVYEVYNAWSSFVSSPEYQAVERELAPRLSAFWDEEPQNRKLFRRIKAVRDSAAKAKLTPEQQRLVAYYYDDFVRSGALLDAAGAKRMAALNQRLATLYTTFNQNVLADEKRYTLLENEADLAGLPEPLRKAVAAEATARGQPGKWAVANTRSVVADFLTYSERRELREKVWRNYDSRGDHGDAHDNNAIITQILAARAEQAKLMGFPTHAHRQLQRAMVKTPERAMKLLETMWTPAVARVREEVTAMTAIARSQGQQEPIAPWDYRYYAEKVRKQAYDFDDSEVKPYLQLETLREGMFWVAGQLLGYTFTPAPDVPVYHPDVRVFAVKDRESGRERGLLYFDPYAREGKYNGGQTETYRVQERFRGEVPALVAISMPFVKPGAGSPALLGWRDAQTLFHEFGHALHTLSGDVTYPSLGGGRVVSDYAEFPSKLFEHWLATPEVLSRFAVHHTTGQPMPQALVARIQKAATFNQGFYTVDFLTSALVEMKMHLAGAKRIDPDAFERDMLRQMGAPAEVGMRFRMPHFGHVFASNAYAAGYYRYLWADMLASDAFEAFQEAGGAYDAKVAARLREHVLSVGNTIDPFEGYRKFRGKDASLDALMRERGFAPIH; encoded by the coding sequence ATGCCACGACACAGAATCGCAGCATGCCTCGTCCTCCTGGCGGGCACGGCCTTCGCGGCCCCCGCTTCGTCGCCGGATGTCCTGCTCGCGCCCTGGTCGGGGCCACATGGGGGCGTCCCGCCGTTCGACCGCGCGCGGGTGGAGGATTTCGCGCCGGCACTCGAAGCCGCCATGGCGCAGGCGAGGAACGAAGTCGCCGCCATCGCGGACTCGAAGGAGCCTCCCACCTTCGAGAACACCGTCGCCGCGTACCAGGACTCGGGCCGGGCCTTCAACCGCGTCTACGAGGTCTACAACGCGTGGTCCTCGTTCGTGAGCTCACCGGAGTACCAGGCCGTGGAGCGCGAGCTGGCGCCCCGGCTGTCTGCGTTCTGGGATGAGGAGCCCCAGAACCGGAAGCTCTTCCGCCGCATCAAGGCGGTCCGGGACTCGGCCGCGAAGGCGAAGCTGACGCCGGAGCAGCAGCGCCTGGTGGCGTACTACTACGACGACTTCGTGCGCTCGGGCGCCCTCCTGGACGCGGCGGGGGCGAAGCGAATGGCCGCGCTCAACCAACGGCTCGCCACGCTCTACACGACGTTCAACCAGAACGTGCTCGCCGACGAGAAGCGCTACACCCTCCTGGAGAACGAGGCGGACCTGGCGGGCCTGCCGGAGCCGCTGCGCAAGGCCGTGGCCGCGGAGGCCACGGCGCGCGGGCAGCCGGGGAAGTGGGCCGTGGCGAACACCCGCTCGGTGGTGGCGGACTTCCTCACGTATTCGGAGCGACGGGAGCTGCGCGAGAAGGTCTGGCGCAACTACGACAGCCGCGGCGACCACGGCGACGCGCATGACAACAATGCCATCATCACGCAGATCCTCGCGGCGCGCGCGGAGCAGGCGAAGCTCATGGGCTTCCCCACCCACGCGCACCGGCAGCTCCAGCGCGCGATGGTGAAGACGCCCGAGCGCGCGATGAAGCTGCTGGAGACGATGTGGACGCCCGCTGTCGCGCGCGTGCGCGAAGAGGTCACCGCGATGACCGCCATTGCCCGGAGCCAGGGCCAGCAGGAGCCCATCGCCCCGTGGGACTACCGCTACTACGCGGAGAAGGTGCGCAAGCAGGCGTATGACTTCGACGACAGCGAGGTGAAGCCCTACCTCCAGCTGGAGACCCTGCGCGAGGGCATGTTCTGGGTGGCGGGCCAGCTCCTCGGCTACACCTTCACGCCCGCGCCGGACGTGCCCGTCTATCACCCGGACGTGCGCGTCTTCGCGGTGAAGGACCGGGAGAGCGGCCGGGAGCGCGGGCTCCTCTACTTCGACCCCTACGCGCGCGAGGGCAAGTACAACGGCGGGCAGACGGAGACGTACCGCGTCCAGGAGCGCTTCCGTGGCGAGGTGCCGGCCCTGGTGGCCATCAGCATGCCGTTCGTGAAGCCGGGAGCGGGAAGCCCCGCGCTGCTCGGCTGGCGCGACGCGCAGACGCTGTTCCACGAGTTCGGCCACGCGCTGCACACGCTGAGCGGGGACGTGACGTATCCGTCGCTCGGTGGTGGCCGCGTGGTGAGCGACTACGCGGAGTTCCCCTCCAAGCTGTTCGAGCACTGGCTCGCCACGCCGGAGGTGCTGAGCCGCTTCGCGGTGCACCACACGACGGGACAGCCCATGCCCCAGGCGCTCGTGGCCCGCATCCAGAAGGCGGCGACGTTCAACCAGGGCTTCTACACCGTGGACTTCCTCACCTCCGCGCTGGTGGAGATGAAGATGCATCTGGCGGGAGCGAAGCGAATCGACCCCGACGCCTTCGAGCGCGACATGCTTCGACAGATGGGCGCGCCCGCGGAGGTCGGCATGCGCTTCCGCATGCCCCATTTCGGGCACGTCTTCGCCAGCAACGCCTATGCGGCGGGCTACTACCGCTATCTCTGGGCGGACATGCTCGCTTCGGACGCCTTCGAGGCCTTCCAGGAAGCCGGAGGTGCCTACGACGCAAAGGTGGCCGCACGGCTGCGCGAGCACGTGCTTTCAGTGGGCAACACCATCGACCCCTTCGAGGGCTACCGGAAGTTTCGTGGGAAGGACGCGAGCCTCGACGCCCTGATGCGCGAGCGAGGCTTCGCGCCCATACACTGA
- a CDS encoding Lrp/AsnC family transcriptional regulator has product MAALDRIDRVILEALQNNARLSNKELAAKVGLAPSSCLARVKRLETDGVIRSYRAELDPRPLGLGLQALIGVQLRLHVGEHFGSIGDHLRSLPETVAVYCLGGTTDFLVHVVCRDTEHLRVLTIQSFTSRPEVSRIETSLVFSFARSGLPVDRGA; this is encoded by the coding sequence ATGGCCGCACTCGACCGAATTGATCGCGTGATTCTGGAGGCCCTCCAGAACAATGCACGGCTGTCCAACAAGGAATTGGCCGCGAAGGTGGGGCTGGCCCCGTCGTCGTGCCTCGCGCGGGTGAAGCGGCTGGAGACGGATGGGGTCATCCGCTCCTATCGGGCGGAGCTGGATCCGCGCCCGCTGGGGCTGGGGCTCCAGGCGCTCATCGGCGTGCAGCTCCGGCTCCACGTGGGAGAGCATTTCGGCAGCATCGGAGACCACCTGCGCTCGCTGCCGGAGACGGTGGCCGTCTATTGCCTGGGCGGCACGACGGACTTCCTGGTGCATGTCGTGTGTCGGGACACCGAACACCTGCGCGTGCTCACCATCCAGTCCTTCACCAGCCGCCCGGAGGTGAGCCGCATCGAGACGTCGCTGGTGTTCTCCTTCGCGCGTTCGGGGCTGCCGGTCGACCGGGGCGCCTGA
- a CDS encoding phytoene desaturase family protein, producing the protein MQATKVAVVGGGLGGLTAAALLARGGCEVTVYERSKHLGGRARTTEVEGFRFNLGPHALYRAGAAFRVLERLGVKPTGGIPNQTGSHALVGGRLHTLPRGAVTLMTTDVLSLASKLEVAKLLAGLARIDTQPLGAMSMREWLETHLTRKDSQALIGALIRVSSYCADFEALSAEAGLKQLQCATAANVLYVDGGWSTLVDAVERLGREAGARLELSARVDAVVLQEGGKWVEGVRLADGTVHRADAVVMAGSPADVAALMPGDAVLAREAREAVPIQAATLELGLSALPRPDALFALGLDGPWYASVHSASAKLAPEGGAMVHVAKYLGGADTEASEAALEAVMDALQPGWRAKVVARRYRPSLTVSAGLPRAVNGGLTGRPSVEVPHVGGLFRVGDWVGSEGMLADASLASAEAVEQALVRRTATSQRRAAGT; encoded by the coding sequence ATGCAGGCGACGAAGGTGGCCGTGGTGGGCGGGGGACTGGGCGGGCTCACGGCGGCGGCGCTGCTCGCGCGCGGCGGCTGCGAGGTGACGGTGTACGAGCGCTCCAAGCACCTGGGAGGGCGGGCGAGGACGACGGAGGTGGAGGGCTTCCGCTTCAACCTGGGCCCGCATGCCCTGTACCGGGCGGGCGCGGCGTTCCGGGTGCTGGAGCGCCTGGGCGTGAAGCCCACGGGAGGCATTCCGAATCAGACGGGTTCCCATGCGCTGGTCGGCGGCCGGCTGCACACGCTGCCTCGGGGCGCCGTGACGCTGATGACGACGGATGTGCTGTCGCTCGCCTCGAAGCTGGAGGTGGCGAAGCTGTTGGCGGGACTGGCCCGCATCGACACGCAGCCATTGGGGGCCATGTCGATGCGCGAGTGGCTGGAGACGCACCTGACGCGCAAGGACAGCCAGGCGCTCATCGGAGCGCTGATTCGCGTGTCCTCATACTGCGCGGACTTCGAAGCGCTCAGCGCGGAGGCGGGGCTGAAGCAGCTCCAGTGCGCGACCGCCGCGAACGTGCTGTACGTGGACGGAGGCTGGAGCACCCTGGTGGACGCGGTGGAGCGGCTGGGACGTGAGGCTGGCGCCCGGCTGGAGCTGTCCGCGCGAGTGGATGCCGTCGTCCTCCAGGAAGGGGGCAAGTGGGTTGAAGGCGTGCGGCTCGCGGATGGCACGGTGCACCGCGCGGACGCGGTGGTGATGGCGGGGAGCCCCGCGGACGTGGCGGCGCTCATGCCGGGAGACGCGGTGCTCGCGCGGGAGGCGCGGGAGGCGGTGCCCATCCAGGCGGCGACGTTGGAGCTGGGACTGTCGGCCCTGCCGAGACCGGATGCGCTGTTCGCGCTGGGACTGGATGGGCCCTGGTACGCGTCGGTGCATTCGGCCTCCGCGAAGCTGGCCCCGGAAGGGGGCGCGATGGTGCACGTGGCGAAGTACCTGGGCGGCGCGGACACGGAGGCGAGCGAAGCGGCGCTGGAGGCCGTGATGGACGCGCTTCAGCCGGGATGGCGCGCGAAGGTGGTGGCGCGGCGCTACCGGCCCTCGCTCACCGTCAGTGCCGGGTTGCCCCGTGCCGTGAACGGCGGACTGACCGGGCGTCCCTCCGTGGAGGTGCCGCACGTGGGCGGACTGTTCCGCGTGGGCGACTGGGTGGGCTCGGAGGGCATGCTCGCGGACGCATCCCTGGCGAGCGCCGAGGCCGTGGAGCAAGCCCTGGTGCGACGCACCGCGACGTCCCAGCGCCGCGCGGCGGGAACTTGA
- a CDS encoding sigma-70 family RNA polymerase sigma factor, which yields MDSQARGALGQAAREHERFLWGLCYRMTGVAADADDLVQDVYARALATPPERLDTLRPWLTRVAVNLARDHLRRRRREGYVGPWLPSPVETGDEEVLPAVEARLPGGGSTEGRYELLESVSFAFLLALEALSPKQRAVLLLRDVFDYSVLEVAEALRMSEANVKVVHHRARSAMAAYDQSRCVPTRDVQERTRASLEAFLGALVTGDVAAAEALLASDVRALSDGGGKVRAALVPIVGPQRVVLFMRRLLEMRGPPVAWEARMLNGLPAVVAVFHPGADPLLALNTVLRVDVDSSGRIHALHSVLVDRKLMGVRMPVPE from the coding sequence ATGGATTCACAGGCGCGAGGAGCACTGGGGCAGGCCGCACGCGAGCACGAGCGCTTCCTCTGGGGGCTCTGCTACCGGATGACCGGCGTGGCGGCGGACGCGGATGACCTGGTGCAGGACGTCTATGCGCGCGCGCTCGCGACACCTCCGGAACGTCTGGACACCCTGCGCCCCTGGTTGACCCGCGTGGCGGTGAACCTGGCGCGAGACCACCTGCGCCGCCGCCGCCGCGAGGGCTACGTCGGTCCCTGGTTGCCCTCGCCGGTGGAGACCGGCGACGAGGAGGTCCTACCCGCCGTGGAGGCACGGCTTCCGGGCGGCGGCTCGACGGAGGGGCGTTACGAACTGCTGGAGAGCGTCTCCTTCGCCTTCCTGTTGGCGCTGGAGGCCCTGTCGCCCAAGCAGCGGGCAGTGCTGCTGCTGCGCGATGTCTTTGATTACTCGGTGCTGGAAGTGGCCGAGGCGCTGCGCATGAGCGAAGCGAACGTGAAGGTGGTGCACCACCGCGCGCGCTCGGCCATGGCCGCGTACGACCAGTCACGTTGCGTGCCCACGCGCGACGTGCAGGAGCGCACGCGGGCTTCGCTGGAGGCCTTCCTGGGTGCCCTGGTGACGGGAGACGTGGCCGCCGCGGAGGCGCTGCTGGCCTCGGATGTGCGTGCGCTGTCGGATGGTGGCGGAAAGGTGCGCGCGGCCCTGGTTCCCATCGTGGGCCCTCAGCGCGTCGTCCTCTTCATGCGCCGGCTGCTGGAGATGCGAGGCCCGCCCGTGGCGTGGGAGGCGAGGATGCTCAATGGCCTGCCCGCCGTGGTGGCGGTGTTCCATCCGGGAGCGGATCCATTATTGGCCCTGAACACGGTGCTTCGCGTGGACGTGGACTCCAGCGGACGCATCCATGCGCTGCATTCCGTGTTGGTGGACCGGAAGCTCATGGGGGTGCGCATGCCCGTGCCGGAATGA
- a CDS encoding MMPL family transporter, which yields MAGRGDDSPVGGGPSLFARLAVGVFRHRGRVLVGTLLLLAAAVWALLRGGHLTTGTIEGIESARAEALARGAAAGSNDQTLAVIFHHDEWTTDEPRFAQAVTSVLSRVERLPEVASVVSPIGAPEAFRARFVARTGHDLLALVRLKGGEREATAAFPAVRAALENPDLRTTLTGKVAFLAALNELLEHDLLRAELLSFPLALVVLLWVFRTVVAAMLPLVVGGLAVLCGVAGVMLLSHATNMAQYTLNVVSLIGLGVAIDYSLFIVSRFRSELALGLSTEHALTRTLDTAGRAVAFSGLAVTVGLGGLLFFRGSYLSAMGLGGALVVAFAVLFALTVLPALLAWLGPRVDRGRLPFARKEGRGGAWHALATWVMRHPWWVLLPTLTLLLAMGLPFRRLQLAATDITALPEGTEARQGAETLARLFPREAATRVLVAVEFPGGSPLTPERAGALYDASRRVASMPGVVGVESAVDLGPGMDRATVLRMAAAPPQFLPPELQAARAAYVTGNVAVMQVLTSSAPSSLEARNLVRALREDRTVGDGRWLVGGQTATDVDAAAFVRHHTPAAVGFVMGMTCIVLFVLLRSVVLPLKALLMNLLSLAGSFGALVWIFQEGHLHRLLRFEPGPIEPSLPILLFCALFGLSMDYEVLLLSRIREEYLRTGDNTHAVAEGLEKTGGLITSAAAIMVAVFAAFTLASVVVVKAMGLGMAIAVALDATLVRVLIVPAMMRLMGDFNWWGPGHWRRSHPREQGTEVRS from the coding sequence ATGGCGGGACGGGGGGACGACTCACCGGTGGGGGGCGGACCGTCCCTGTTCGCCCGGCTGGCGGTGGGCGTGTTCCGGCACCGGGGGCGGGTGCTGGTGGGCACGCTGCTGCTCCTCGCCGCGGCGGTGTGGGCGCTGCTCCGGGGCGGGCACCTCACCACCGGCACCATCGAAGGCATCGAATCCGCGAGGGCCGAAGCGCTCGCGCGCGGTGCCGCCGCCGGGTCGAACGACCAGACCCTGGCGGTCATCTTCCACCATGACGAATGGACCACGGACGAGCCGCGCTTCGCCCAGGCGGTGACGTCCGTGCTGTCGCGCGTGGAGCGGCTGCCGGAGGTCGCGTCGGTGGTGTCACCCATTGGTGCACCCGAGGCCTTCCGGGCCCGCTTCGTGGCGAGGACGGGCCACGACCTCCTGGCGTTGGTGCGGCTCAAGGGCGGCGAGCGCGAGGCCACCGCCGCGTTCCCCGCCGTGCGCGCGGCGCTGGAGAACCCGGACCTCCGGACGACGCTCACCGGCAAGGTGGCCTTCCTGGCCGCGCTCAATGAATTGCTGGAGCACGACCTGCTGCGCGCGGAGCTGCTTTCCTTCCCGCTGGCGCTGGTGGTCCTGCTGTGGGTGTTCCGGACGGTGGTGGCGGCGATGCTGCCCCTGGTGGTGGGCGGGCTGGCGGTGCTCTGCGGCGTGGCGGGCGTGATGCTGCTGTCACACGCCACGAACATGGCCCAGTACACGCTCAACGTCGTGTCGCTCATCGGATTGGGCGTGGCCATCGACTACTCGCTCTTCATCGTGAGCCGCTTCCGCTCCGAGCTCGCGCTGGGCCTCTCCACGGAGCACGCCCTGACGCGCACGCTGGACACCGCCGGGCGCGCGGTGGCGTTCTCGGGGCTGGCCGTCACGGTGGGGCTGGGAGGCCTGCTCTTCTTCCGCGGCTCGTACCTGAGCGCCATGGGGCTGGGAGGCGCCCTGGTGGTGGCCTTCGCGGTCCTCTTCGCGCTCACCGTGCTGCCCGCGCTCCTCGCCTGGCTGGGGCCCCGGGTGGACCGGGGACGGTTGCCCTTCGCTCGGAAGGAAGGGCGCGGCGGCGCCTGGCACGCGCTGGCCACCTGGGTGATGCGGCATCCCTGGTGGGTGCTGTTGCCCACGCTGACGCTCCTGCTCGCCATGGGGCTGCCGTTCCGCCGGCTGCAGCTGGCGGCCACGGACATCACCGCGCTGCCCGAGGGTACCGAGGCACGCCAGGGCGCGGAGACCCTGGCCCGCCTGTTTCCCCGCGAGGCCGCCACGCGCGTCCTGGTGGCGGTGGAGTTCCCAGGAGGCAGTCCCCTCACGCCGGAGCGCGCGGGTGCCCTCTACGACGCCAGCCGCCGGGTGGCTTCGATGCCCGGCGTGGTCGGCGTGGAGAGCGCGGTGGACCTGGGCCCCGGCATGGACCGGGCGACCGTCCTGCGGATGGCCGCGGCGCCACCCCAATTCCTCCCACCGGAGCTCCAGGCCGCGAGGGCCGCGTACGTCACCGGCAACGTGGCGGTGATGCAGGTGCTGACGTCGTCAGCGCCCAGCAGCCTGGAGGCGCGCAACCTGGTCCGCGCTCTGCGCGAGGACCGCACGGTGGGCGATGGACGGTGGCTGGTGGGCGGTCAGACCGCGACGGACGTGGACGCGGCGGCCTTCGTGAGGCACCACACGCCCGCGGCGGTGGGGTTCGTGATGGGGATGACGTGCATCGTCCTCTTCGTGCTCCTGCGCTCCGTGGTGCTGCCCTTGAAGGCGCTCCTGATGAACCTGCTGTCGCTGGCCGGTTCGTTCGGCGCCCTGGTGTGGATCTTCCAGGAGGGACACCTGCACCGGCTGCTGCGCTTCGAACCCGGGCCCATTGAACCGTCGCTGCCCATCCTCTTGTTCTGCGCGCTGTTCGGCCTGTCCATGGACTACGAGGTGCTGCTGCTCAGCCGCATCCGCGAGGAGTACCTGCGCACCGGCGACAACACCCACGCGGTGGCCGAGGGTCTGGAAAAGACCGGCGGCCTCATCACCAGCGCGGCGGCCATCATGGTGGCCGTGTTCGCCGCCTTCACGCTGGCGTCAGTGGTGGTGGTGAAGGCGATGGGATTGGGCATGGCCATCGCGGTCGCGCTGGATGCGACGCTGGTCCGGGTGCTCATCGTCCCCGCGATGATGCGCCTGATGGGGGACTTCAATTGGTGGGGGCCCGGCCACTGGAGGCGCTCGCATCCACGAGAGCAGGGGACGGAGGTGCGGTCATGA
- a CDS encoding glycosyltransferase yields MSARNLAWTAAALGVLVHGHRELMAGLRRRAAPPMKHFEPPSVTVIRPIRGLDVDARENVRALLELDYPGEWEVLFVFDSEDDPAFLPTREEVAARPTRAKRVELIVAGEPPAGMTGKLNAMQVGVACSRCQLLAFSDSDTRPSPGVLTALVGALLEDRETGATFAPIYAAADAPLAGDVGYGLLVNAWYGASVACTAEPDGSLPFIMGQLMVFRRQALEAIGGVGCAVGQFVDDMYLGRRLYLAGWKNRVVHAPLRVVTGQLGLGAFLRIFRRWILFSEAGIPGTFARPHWVRGAVSWLSWGALVTAAARRAWGPALLSAVPIGFSVWSQLRLQRACHGPEVAPRHYWVPAVLPLLGAGVAVSARLSREVDWRGRGYRLDAKARLGEAQPARASV; encoded by the coding sequence ATGAGCGCGCGGAACCTCGCATGGACGGCGGCAGCGCTGGGCGTGCTCGTGCATGGACACCGGGAGCTGATGGCTGGCCTGCGGCGGCGCGCGGCTCCGCCCATGAAGCACTTCGAGCCACCGTCGGTGACGGTCATCCGGCCCATCCGGGGCCTGGACGTGGACGCGCGAGAGAACGTGCGCGCGCTGCTGGAGCTGGACTATCCCGGCGAGTGGGAGGTGCTCTTCGTCTTCGACAGCGAGGACGACCCGGCGTTCCTCCCCACCCGCGAGGAGGTGGCCGCCCGCCCGACGCGCGCGAAGCGGGTGGAGTTGATTGTCGCCGGCGAGCCACCCGCGGGGATGACGGGCAAGCTCAACGCGATGCAGGTGGGCGTGGCCTGCTCCCGGTGCCAGCTGCTGGCCTTCAGCGATTCGGACACGCGCCCCTCGCCTGGGGTGCTCACGGCGCTGGTGGGCGCGCTGCTGGAGGATCGCGAGACGGGCGCCACGTTCGCGCCCATCTACGCGGCGGCGGACGCGCCCCTCGCGGGCGACGTGGGCTACGGGCTGCTGGTGAACGCGTGGTACGGCGCGTCGGTCGCGTGCACCGCGGAGCCGGATGGCTCGCTGCCCTTCATCATGGGGCAGCTGATGGTGTTCCGCCGCCAGGCGCTGGAGGCCATCGGAGGCGTGGGCTGCGCCGTTGGGCAGTTCGTGGATGACATGTACCTGGGACGCCGGCTGTACCTGGCCGGGTGGAAGAACCGCGTCGTCCATGCGCCCCTGCGCGTCGTCACGGGGCAGCTGGGGCTGGGCGCGTTCCTGCGCATCTTCCGGCGGTGGATCCTCTTCTCGGAGGCGGGCATCCCCGGGACCTTCGCGCGGCCCCACTGGGTGCGGGGCGCGGTGAGCTGGCTGTCGTGGGGCGCGCTGGTGACGGCGGCGGCGCGAAGGGCCTGGGGCCCGGCGCTCCTGTCGGCGGTGCCCATTGGCTTCTCCGTGTGGAGCCAGCTGCGGCTCCAGCGGGCCTGCCACGGGCCAGAGGTCGCGCCCCGGCACTACTGGGTGCCGGCGGTCCTTCCGCTGCTGGGTGCGGGCGTGGCCGTGTCCGCGCGGCTGTCTCGCGAGGTGGACTGGCGCGGCCGGGGCTACCGGTTGGATGCGAAGGCGCGCCTGGGTGAAGCCCAGCCCGCCCGGGCCAGCGTGTAG